The sequence TACAGTGCTAAATCAATAGCACCATATGACGTATTGTCGAAGGCCCCCTTAATGTCAATAAACGCTCAAAGAGATATGTAATTGGCACCTATGGCCTTCTCGATTAGCGTCGTTACGTGATGAATATCAGGTTTACCAGGTTGATAGGCAAACTGGACACGGTGTATTAATCAAAAGATAGGTATCCCTTACATAACTATCGAGTAGTTTCTCCATAGTTCTCAGGAAAAACGAGCTGAGACTAATTGGTTTGTACGACTTTGGCAGTTGTTCAGATTTTCTGCCAGCCTTAGGTATAAAGACAACTTTAACCTCACGCCAAGTCGTTGGCACATGACAAGCCATTAAACTTGATTTGAAGATTCTCGATAGTTGAGGGACAATAATGTCACCTCCTTGTTGTAGAAAGCATGGAAAAATTCCATCTGTTCCTGGGGATTTATATGGGCTAAATTTAGATATCGCCCATTTTACCCGCTCTATACTAAAGATCCTGCCTGCCAACCGGCGATTACTATTGGATATTGCGCGAACCCATGTGTAAGTCGCAGTTGCACTGAAAGTCAATGAACCGGGAAAGTGAGTATCCAGAAGAAGTTTGCAGGTCTCCTCCGTTGACTCAGTGTACGTACCATCTGGACGTTTCAGCATACAGAGACCATTGGTATGATCCCGAGATAACGTCTTCTGTAACCGAATAGTTTCCGAGAGATTATCTTTTTGATATCCTAATTTCTCTATTGTATTCAGTGAGAGCCGTTTTGTAGGCAATCCAGTCACCTGTATGTCTTGCCTCACTAGATAATGTGAGATCCAAAACCTCCTGTCTAATAATATTCCTAAAGGCTGTCTAATAATATTCCTAAAGGaaattttgatgtgttacaaacggaatgctAAAATCAATATATCCCCTACATTTTTGgtgatgtacatatataaacaaTGTAGAATATAAAACTACAAATTCTAATTCGACatgattatttaaattattgacaTTTATGTGACAGCAGATTTTTCAAGAATTTATCTTTCCAATTTCACAGATAAAAGTAATTGAAGTTttctattttgattattaacactaaaatgtataaattctaacttgttatttaaattattctttttctatttcaaTTACAAAACTGTGGAAATCATTTACGCCGGATTAATAACGATGAATAATTAAAATGGAACATATGATGTATTTGGACTAGGGATCAAACGCGGGAATTCGCGGGAAtaataaggaacatcagaattcattttagtgatatgttttcttattttgatccatagagtacgattttccttgtcacttggTCGATTTATAAATCGACCCGccctaatacatacatatgtacatataataagttatttgaaatatataaaggtttttaaaaaattaataaaaaaaattcgtcaCTTTGCTATTTTTAAGGTAAAAATTTGCAAATCTGGCAGGTCTGATTACAACacatatt comes from Calliphora vicina chromosome 2, idCalVici1.1, whole genome shotgun sequence and encodes:
- the LOC135950751 gene encoding uncharacterized protein LOC135950751; this translates as MGIWHLKTPKDPNIGNSRAKTLSRDHTNGLCMLKRPDGTYTESTEETCKLLLDTHFPGSLTFSATATYTWVRAISNSNRRLAGRIFSIERVKWAISKFSPYKSPGTDGIFPCFLQQGGDIIVPQLSRIFKSSLMACHVPTTWREVKVVFIPKAGRKSEQLPKSYKPISLSSFFLRTMEKLLDSYVRDTYLLINTPCPVCLSTW